The Carnobacterium divergens genome includes a window with the following:
- a CDS encoding FAD-dependent oxidoreductase, translated as MENYEAIFEPLTVKRMTLKNRVIMPPMGTNFANMDGSFNNEHITYYEQRAKGGTGLITLENACIDYPMGTNGTTQLRIDNDQYLPGLWKFNEVMHSYGACTSVQINHAGASAYGLRLEGKQAVSASNIPSKKGNAVPRPLLKEEILEIVKKYGEAANRAQRAGFDCVEIHAGHSYLVSQFLSPLYNQRTDEFGGSPENRSRFAKLIVEEVRRAVGPHYPICLRFSADELLEGGNTLEDTLDLLTYFVEEIDILNVSAALNDSIQYQIDQMNLADGWRSYMAKAVKEKFGKVTITSGNIRSPKIANDILLKGDADLLAMGRGLIAEPNWVNKVKNGEEQLLRKCISCNIGCADHRIAKSRPLRCTVNPDVIYEDAYKEHQVKNHLKMVVIGGGTAALEAATTAAEVGVEVIVFEAKAYLGGLAHEIARLPDKRRIDDYVLYLKERAKQLPNLTIHLQTKATVEMIEKIKPDIVVNATGAKPLLPPIKGLQEQLANPNRKVFSIFDLLNNMENFQEFTGKRIAVIGGGAVGLDVVEYYAERHAKSVSIVEMQPTLGKDLDMITRISMMDIIQRHGVATYTETALTQVNEASFTVMQQGEEVDIPFDLGFVCLGMKAYHPLMEPLMDYQKESGATVVNLGDSKVARRIYEGTKEARDILTTVHQVDREKSRQSLKHYSYQ; from the coding sequence ATGGAAAATTATGAAGCAATTTTTGAACCATTGACAGTTAAACGTATGACACTTAAAAATCGTGTGATTATGCCTCCGATGGGAACCAATTTCGCCAATATGGACGGTTCGTTCAACAATGAACATATTACCTATTATGAACAACGTGCAAAAGGCGGGACGGGCTTGATTACATTAGAGAACGCTTGTATCGACTACCCAATGGGAACTAATGGAACGACGCAGCTCCGAATTGATAATGATCAGTATCTACCTGGCTTATGGAAATTTAATGAAGTCATGCATTCGTATGGTGCTTGTACCTCCGTTCAAATCAATCATGCGGGAGCCTCAGCATATGGTCTACGCTTAGAAGGAAAACAAGCTGTTTCAGCTTCCAATATTCCTTCTAAAAAAGGAAATGCCGTTCCTCGTCCTCTTTTAAAAGAAGAGATTTTAGAAATCGTAAAAAAATATGGTGAAGCAGCCAATCGCGCGCAACGTGCTGGCTTTGATTGTGTTGAAATTCATGCAGGCCATTCTTACTTAGTGAGCCAATTCTTATCGCCACTGTACAATCAACGAACAGATGAATTTGGCGGAAGCCCAGAAAATCGTTCACGCTTTGCCAAATTAATTGTTGAGGAAGTTCGAAGAGCGGTTGGCCCACATTACCCGATTTGTCTCCGTTTTAGTGCGGATGAATTATTAGAAGGTGGAAATACATTAGAAGACACCCTAGATTTATTAACCTATTTTGTAGAAGAGATTGACATTCTAAATGTTTCGGCAGCGTTAAATGACAGCATTCAATATCAAATCGATCAAATGAACTTGGCTGATGGTTGGCGCTCTTATATGGCAAAAGCTGTGAAGGAGAAATTTGGCAAAGTGACGATTACCTCAGGAAATATCCGCAGTCCTAAAATTGCCAATGATATTTTACTAAAAGGCGATGCGGATTTATTAGCAATGGGTCGGGGGTTAATTGCTGAACCAAACTGGGTCAATAAGGTGAAAAATGGCGAAGAACAGTTATTGCGTAAGTGTATTTCTTGCAATATTGGATGCGCAGATCACCGCATTGCCAAATCTCGTCCCTTACGTTGTACGGTTAATCCAGATGTGATTTACGAGGATGCCTACAAAGAGCATCAAGTAAAAAATCATCTGAAGATGGTCGTTATTGGCGGTGGTACTGCAGCTCTTGAAGCAGCTACAACGGCAGCAGAGGTTGGTGTTGAAGTAATAGTATTTGAAGCGAAAGCTTATCTAGGAGGCTTAGCACATGAAATCGCTCGCTTACCTGATAAGCGAAGAATTGATGATTATGTGCTTTATTTAAAAGAGAGAGCCAAACAATTGCCCAACTTAACGATTCACTTACAGACCAAAGCAACAGTAGAAATGATTGAAAAAATTAAACCGGATATAGTTGTGAATGCAACAGGCGCAAAACCTTTATTGCCTCCAATTAAAGGTTTGCAAGAACAGCTTGCAAACCCAAATCGTAAGGTATTTTCAATTTTTGATTTACTAAACAATATGGAAAATTTCCAAGAATTTACTGGAAAACGAATTGCTGTTATCGGTGGTGGCGCAGTCGGCTTAGATGTTGTAGAGTATTATGCAGAACGACATGCGAAATCTGTTTCGATTGTTGAAATGCAACCAACATTAGGTAAAGATTTAGATATGATTACACGTATCTCAATGATGGACATTATTCAACGTCATGGAGTGGCTACGTATACTGAAACAGCATTGACACAAGTAAATGAAGCTTCCTTTACAGTCATGCAACAGGGAGAAGAAGTCGATATTCCTTTTGACTTAGGCTTTGTTTGCTTGGGTATGAAGGCATATCATCCATTAATGGAACCTTTGATGGACTACCAAAAAGAGAGTGGCGCAACAGTTGTCAATCTCGGCGATAGCAAAGTAGCCCGCCGTATATATGAAGGAACAAAAGAGGCTCGCGATATTTTAACAACCGTTCATCAAGTAGACCGAGAAAAGAGTCGTCAATCATTGAAACACTATAGTTACCAATAA
- a CDS encoding MFS transporter, producing the protein MKNKYMPTAISLYINYFVHGMGVLILAQNMGALGSQWGTDDAGVAIVISSLGIGRLLVLFVSGALSDKFGRKPFVYLGMLTYVAFFVGILFSPSIAVAYFFGILAGIANSFMDSGTYPALMESFPESPGTANVIIKAFISAGQFALPLIVGLLISTGAWYGWSFVIAIAIFVVNAIYLFNKPFPDQKGKAVNEEAELEEAQTVAAKPVKKVKFAVEGLCFILYGYISQATFYLVSQWLTKYGSEVAGMGDTASRALISYYSIGSLVCVFITSALVKKMFKPIQFLVIYTFISFVSLLILWLFPTPLVCMIGAFVIGFSAAGGVMQLGLTVMSEMFPAGKGTVTGIFYTAGSIASFTIPLITGQMSKTSVANIMLFDVGIALVGFVLAIIIYVRYNKVFSK; encoded by the coding sequence ATGAAAAATAAATATATGCCCACAGCGATTAGTCTGTATATCAACTACTTCGTGCATGGTATGGGAGTTTTGATTTTAGCTCAAAATATGGGAGCATTGGGAAGTCAGTGGGGAACAGATGATGCTGGAGTGGCAATTGTAATTTCCTCACTTGGAATCGGACGGTTATTAGTCTTATTTGTTTCAGGAGCATTATCGGATAAATTTGGAAGAAAGCCTTTTGTGTATCTAGGAATGTTGACTTACGTTGCTTTTTTTGTCGGAATTTTATTTAGTCCAAGTATTGCAGTCGCGTATTTCTTTGGAATATTAGCTGGGATTGCCAATTCCTTTATGGATTCAGGCACGTATCCAGCGTTAATGGAATCTTTTCCAGAATCACCTGGAACAGCGAATGTTATTATTAAAGCCTTTATTTCAGCAGGTCAATTCGCCTTGCCATTGATTGTAGGATTACTTATTTCAACAGGAGCTTGGTATGGCTGGTCTTTTGTGATTGCCATTGCTATTTTTGTAGTAAATGCGATTTATCTTTTTAATAAACCTTTCCCAGATCAAAAAGGCAAAGCCGTTAATGAAGAAGCGGAATTGGAAGAAGCTCAAACAGTAGCAGCAAAGCCAGTTAAAAAAGTGAAATTTGCCGTTGAAGGTCTGTGTTTTATTTTATATGGCTATATCTCACAAGCTACCTTTTATCTTGTCAGTCAATGGTTGACGAAATATGGATCAGAAGTTGCAGGAATGGGAGACACTGCCTCTAGAGCGTTAATTAGTTATTACAGTATTGGCTCACTGGTTTGTGTTTTTATAACATCAGCATTAGTTAAAAAAATGTTCAAACCTATTCAATTTTTAGTGATCTATACGTTTATTTCCTTTGTATCCTTATTGATCCTATGGTTATTCCCAACGCCTCTTGTCTGCATGATTGGTGCATTTGTGATTGGATTCAGCGCTGCTGGTGGCGTCATGCAATTAGGTTTAACAGTGATGTCAGAGATGTTCCCAGCAGGTAAAGGGACGGTTACCGGTATTTTCTACACAGCAGGAAGTATTGCATCTTTTACAATTCCTTTAATTACCGGACAAATGTCTAAAACAAGTGTCGCTAATATTATGTTGTTTGATGTTGGGATTGCTTTAGTTGGATTTGTGCTAGCGATTATTATTTACGTAAGGTATAATAAAGTATTTTCAAAATAA
- the aroD gene encoding type I 3-dehydroquinate dehydratase — protein sequence MKTVTIKNVTLGSGAPKICVPMVGKTVAELLEEASTLVAMDLDIVEWRVDFFEEVEKLTAVKEVGVKIREILKETPILFTFRTKKEGGEREVPSTYYFQLNEMMMESGLVDLVDIELFMGDAEVKATVAKAQNHQVKVVMCNHDFDKTPPKEELINRLRKMQELGADICKIAVMPTSTEDVLTLLSATNTMKEKYADRPIVTMSMGGMGVVSRIAGETFGSAMTFGAAKQASAPGQVPVAELRSMLKVLHDSI from the coding sequence ATGAAAACTGTTACGATAAAAAATGTCACATTAGGTAGCGGAGCACCTAAAATATGTGTTCCAATGGTTGGGAAAACAGTAGCTGAATTGCTTGAAGAAGCTAGTACGTTAGTAGCGATGGATTTAGATATAGTTGAATGGCGTGTTGATTTTTTTGAAGAAGTGGAAAAATTAACAGCAGTCAAAGAAGTTGGCGTTAAAATTAGAGAGATTTTAAAAGAAACACCGATTTTATTTACATTTAGAACAAAAAAAGAAGGCGGCGAACGAGAGGTTCCATCAACTTATTATTTCCAATTAAATGAAATGATGATGGAAAGTGGTTTAGTGGATTTAGTTGATATCGAATTATTTATGGGAGATGCTGAAGTGAAAGCCACTGTTGCTAAAGCACAAAATCATCAAGTGAAAGTTGTGATGTGCAACCATGATTTTGACAAGACGCCTCCAAAAGAAGAACTCATCAACCGATTGCGCAAAATGCAAGAACTGGGAGCAGATATTTGTAAGATTGCTGTTATGCCAACGTCAACAGAAGATGTGCTAACGTTGTTATCTGCAACCAATACAATGAAAGAAAAGTATGCAGATCGTCCAATCGTCACCATGTCAATGGGAGGCATGGGAGTTGTCAGCCGTATTGCGGGTGAAACTTTTGGTTCTGCTATGACCTTTGGAGCAGCAAAACAAGCATCTGCACCTGGTCAAGTTCCAGTAGCGGAGTTACGTTCAATGTTAAAGGTTCTACACGATAGTATTTAA
- a CDS encoding YccF domain-containing protein codes for MGCLGNAIWFVFGGLVSGLGWILAGCLWSITIIGIPIGKQCFKLAGLTFFPFGKEVVYGGNSFSLVVNIIWLIISGLPLAFAHVVSGVILCITIVGIPFGMQSFKLAKLALMPFGAQVVYRY; via the coding sequence ATGGGTTGTTTAGGAAATGCTATTTGGTTTGTTTTCGGTGGATTAGTTTCTGGTTTAGGTTGGATTTTAGCGGGATGTTTATGGTCAATTACTATCATAGGTATTCCAATTGGCAAACAGTGCTTTAAATTAGCAGGATTAACCTTCTTTCCATTTGGAAAAGAAGTTGTTTACGGCGGAAATTCTTTTTCATTAGTAGTGAATATTATTTGGTTGATTATAAGTGGTTTACCATTAGCATTTGCTCATGTAGTTAGTGGTGTAATTTTATGTATTACCATTGTAGGGATTCCTTTTGGGATGCAAAGTTTTAAACTAGCTAAGTTAGCATTAATGCCATTTGGCGCACAAGTTGTTTACCGTTATTAA
- a CDS encoding MFS transporter — MRKNPYFPTVMSLYTNYILQGMAAIILAQNMTPLMKQFGTTATGMSLVISSIGLGRILILYFAGRMSDKFGRKRIVLMGMASYVVFFGGILISNSIWVASFFTLFAGFANALLDTGTYPALMEAYPASSGFMSVLNKAFISAGQFILPILVGALLTHQLYYGISFILCLGVICANLLVMSQQKFPPIQSVEDEREYVSTQTTNEKSKFWLEGVALILFGFTSVSTFNIIVLWLPQYAEQLAGMAKGNSLMLISLYSTGSLISVFLTAFIVKKWVQPIVVILSCTMASFLVLGFVLLFPTEIGASIAAFGIGLFSSGGIWQLALTLLLQLFPKNKGQMTSYYTLMTSFSVMLIPLITGSLSEINIRLVMIFNAGVTLVGFLLAVFVFIRCQRLSQIENKAILVNETMEY, encoded by the coding sequence ATGCGTAAAAATCCTTATTTTCCAACCGTCATGTCGTTGTATACAAATTATATCTTGCAAGGAATGGCAGCCATTATTTTAGCGCAAAATATGACCCCATTAATGAAACAATTTGGTACGACAGCGACAGGGATGTCTTTGGTAATCTCTTCAATTGGTTTAGGTCGTATTTTGATTTTATACTTTGCTGGACGAATGTCAGATAAATTTGGTCGCAAACGGATTGTTTTAATGGGAATGGCGAGTTATGTTGTTTTTTTTGGCGGTATCTTAATCAGCAATTCTATTTGGGTTGCAAGTTTTTTTACCTTATTTGCAGGCTTTGCCAATGCGTTATTGGATACCGGAACTTATCCAGCTTTGATGGAAGCCTATCCTGCTTCCAGTGGCTTTATGAGCGTTTTAAATAAAGCTTTTATTTCAGCGGGTCAGTTTATTTTACCGATTTTAGTAGGGGCGCTGTTAACCCATCAACTTTATTATGGCATCAGCTTTATTTTGTGTTTAGGAGTTATTTGTGCCAATCTACTCGTTATGTCGCAACAGAAATTTCCTCCGATTCAATCAGTAGAGGATGAACGAGAGTATGTTTCAACTCAAACCACTAATGAAAAGTCTAAATTTTGGCTCGAAGGGGTGGCTTTGATTTTATTTGGCTTTACGTCCGTTTCTACCTTTAATATTATTGTTTTATGGTTGCCACAGTACGCGGAGCAACTAGCGGGTATGGCAAAAGGCAATTCGTTGATGTTGATTAGTTTATACAGTACAGGATCATTAATTTCTGTTTTTCTAACAGCATTTATTGTCAAAAAATGGGTTCAACCAATTGTCGTGATTTTAAGTTGTACAATGGCTTCTTTTTTAGTGTTGGGATTTGTTCTTCTTTTTCCAACAGAGATAGGAGCAAGCATTGCAGCTTTTGGAATCGGTCTGTTTTCATCAGGAGGAATTTGGCAATTAGCGTTAACACTTTTGTTGCAGCTATTTCCAAAGAACAAAGGGCAAATGACAAGTTATTATACTTTAATGACCTCTTTTTCAGTAATGTTGATTCCGCTGATAACAGGAAGCTTGAGTGAAATCAATATTCGATTGGTTATGATTTTTAATGCAGGAGTGACTTTAGTAGGCTTTTTATTGGCTGTATTTGTTTTTATACGGTGTCAACGATTGTCTCAAATTGAAAATAAGGCTATCCTAGTAAATGAAACAATGGAGTATTGA
- a CDS encoding TraX family protein, translating into MSGTTLKFIMAILMVLDHIGYFVPPEVGGIFHVLTRCVGVFFCYMAVEGFHYTRNRKSYLLRLTGMAIFMEIGNRVINWLIHDPAIAVHNNIFLTLAAGIAMIYLFSLVTKQSSGLKKSFLILASIFVFGLGITFTEGGIVELPFMLITYLCRNKPKVRNILYLVMSVVLFSMSFVSYPTLSETLSMLAYNSDFMFITVLPFIYLYNGKRGMNNVFSKYFFYFFYPIHLWLIAVLSANLL; encoded by the coding sequence ATGTCAGGAACTACATTAAAGTTTATAATGGCCATTTTAATGGTTTTAGATCATATTGGGTATTTTGTTCCCCCAGAAGTTGGAGGGATATTTCATGTCTTAACACGATGTGTAGGTGTTTTCTTTTGTTATATGGCAGTAGAGGGATTTCATTATACAAGGAATCGTAAAAGTTATTTGTTACGTTTAACAGGAATGGCCATTTTTATGGAAATCGGCAATCGAGTAATCAATTGGCTCATTCATGATCCAGCGATTGCAGTTCACAACAATATTTTTCTTACGCTAGCAGCAGGAATTGCTATGATTTATTTATTTAGCCTAGTAACGAAACAATCGTCAGGTTTAAAAAAGAGTTTCTTGATTTTAGCGAGTATCTTTGTATTTGGTCTTGGCATTACCTTTACTGAAGGAGGCATAGTAGAACTGCCGTTTATGCTAATTACCTACTTATGTCGCAATAAACCTAAAGTACGAAATATTCTTTATTTAGTGATGTCAGTAGTATTGTTTAGTATGAGTTTTGTTAGTTATCCAACGTTATCTGAGACTCTAAGTATGCTAGCTTATAATTCAGACTTTATGTTCATTACAGTGTTGCCGTTTATATACTTATACAATGGCAAACGTGGAATGAACAATGTGTTTTCAAAATACTTTTTTTATTTTTTCTACCCCATTCATCTATGGTTGATTGCAGTGCTTTCAGCGAACTTGTTGTAG
- a CDS encoding shikimate dehydrogenase — protein sequence MTERLNGHTILIGLMATPIRHSLSPTMHNEAFAKLGLDYAYLAFEVGNNQLADGIQAIRALGMRGSNISMPNKQAVLSHLDKLSPAAEMVGAVNTIVNDDGVLTGHITDGTGFMRGLQQADVSIIGEKMTICGAGGAATAICIQAALDGVKELAIFNRKDDFYKNAERTVSMINEKTDCKATLYDITDEEQLRKEIATSAIFTNATGVGMKPLQEESLITDPTMLRKELVVADVVYVPSETKLLKLAKEQGCKTVNGLGMMLWQGAAAFELWTGEEMPVDYIRELLFN from the coding sequence ATGACAGAAAGATTAAACGGACACACCATTTTAATTGGATTAATGGCAACACCAATCAGACACAGCTTATCGCCAACTATGCACAACGAAGCATTTGCAAAATTAGGTTTAGATTATGCTTATCTTGCTTTTGAAGTTGGAAACAATCAATTAGCAGATGGCATTCAAGCCATTCGTGCGCTAGGCATGCGCGGTTCAAACATCTCAATGCCGAATAAACAAGCTGTTTTAAGCCATTTGGATAAATTGTCTCCAGCTGCAGAAATGGTGGGAGCCGTTAACACAATCGTCAATGATGATGGGGTTTTAACGGGACATATTACAGATGGAACAGGATTTATGCGTGGTTTACAACAAGCAGATGTCTCGATTATCGGAGAGAAAATGACGATTTGTGGAGCAGGAGGAGCGGCAACGGCTATTTGTATCCAAGCGGCACTGGATGGCGTTAAGGAGTTGGCTATTTTTAATCGTAAAGATGATTTCTACAAAAATGCCGAACGAACCGTTTCAATGATTAATGAAAAAACGGATTGTAAAGCAACTTTATACGATATTACTGATGAAGAACAACTACGCAAAGAAATTGCGACAAGTGCTATTTTTACCAATGCAACAGGTGTTGGCATGAAACCCTTACAAGAGGAAAGTTTAATTACGGATCCAACAATGTTACGCAAAGAGCTGGTTGTTGCTGACGTTGTCTACGTTCCAAGTGAAACCAAACTATTGAAATTAGCCAAAGAACAAGGTTGTAAAACGGTAAACGGATTAGGGATGATGCTGTGGCAAGGTGCAGCAGCATTTGAATTATGGACAGGGGAAGAAATGCCTGTTGATTATATTCGTGAGTTGTTATTTAATTAA
- a CDS encoding LysR family transcriptional regulator, whose translation MNLKQLYYFKTLARIQHMTQAAEELTITQPSLSHSMAELEKELGTFLFEKQGRNIRLTKYGDFFLSYVERSLDELERGEKALKELTSPDKGHIDLAFIYTLGAHFAPLLLKEFSTHPDYQQISFSLSQGNTKDLLTHLKNETIDIALCSMVVPDEQIHFERIAEEEVVLIVPIHHPLAELEEIDLADTAPYPFVFFNKKSGLRPIVDSMLAEVNITPKIVCEVEEDHTLAGFVAFGHGIGILPRIAALDHYAVKIISIKNPSYHRFIYAATLKNHYLAPATRLFRDFVVNYGQTFFLHKS comes from the coding sequence ATGAATTTGAAACAACTTTATTATTTTAAAACATTGGCAAGAATCCAACATATGACACAAGCTGCTGAAGAATTAACAATTACTCAACCTAGTTTGAGCCATTCGATGGCTGAACTTGAAAAGGAACTTGGAACTTTTTTATTTGAAAAGCAAGGACGTAACATTCGTTTAACTAAATACGGCGACTTCTTTTTGTCCTATGTAGAGCGTTCGCTGGATGAATTGGAACGTGGTGAAAAAGCCTTAAAAGAATTAACCAGTCCAGACAAGGGCCACATTGATTTAGCTTTTATCTATACTTTAGGTGCTCATTTTGCTCCTCTTTTATTAAAAGAATTTTCGACTCACCCAGACTATCAACAAATCTCATTTTCATTAAGTCAAGGCAACACAAAAGACCTACTAACTCATTTAAAAAATGAGACCATTGATATCGCTTTATGCTCTATGGTGGTTCCTGATGAACAAATCCATTTTGAACGAATTGCAGAAGAAGAGGTCGTACTAATTGTTCCAATTCATCATCCTTTAGCCGAACTTGAAGAGATTGATTTAGCGGACACGGCTCCTTATCCATTTGTCTTTTTTAATAAAAAAAGTGGCTTACGTCCTATTGTTGACAGTATGTTGGCTGAAGTAAATATCACACCTAAAATCGTTTGCGAAGTAGAAGAAGATCATACTTTAGCTGGTTTTGTGGCTTTTGGACATGGGATTGGTATTTTACCTCGGATAGCAGCATTGGATCATTACGCGGTTAAAATTATTTCGATTAAAAACCCAAGCTACCATCGCTTTATTTATGCAGCTACCTTGAAAAACCACTATTTAGCACCTGCTACACGCTTATTTCGCGATTTCGTCGTAAATTATGGCCAAACATTTTTTCTTCATAAATCTTAA
- a CDS encoding endo-beta-N-acetylglucosaminidase, producing MKNKKRWIRNVRNVSVLFLLASNFSNALIARGEENTPISTLSSGQVNEIPEIKEAPTASHFFPEELKKWNPTTDADTIHNVSKVPLAKRIKSEQTNKDQSLDAKVVSLAIANRNTSGTPSQGSSDKAVYNFTHWQYIDTMVAWAGSAGEGIIVPPSGDLTDSAHRNGVPVLGTVFFPPTAYGGKPEWVDQFVQKAADGSFPMADKLLELADYYGFDGWFINQETASNPTTAKAMKEFLAYLQAHKKPEMDIMWYDSMLENGSISWQGALNDRNKMYFQNNDKKVSDNMFLDFNWQYSPSKLVSSAKKATELTRSPYDLFAGIDVQAQGFNTATKPSSIVVNGKPLVSLGLYCPDWTLRDGANYDIPTYWKNEEKFWVNSAGDPRDTSMKSNEWQGISRYYVEKSPVTSLPFTTNFNVGNGDRFYQNGNLSKEGTFNNRSIQDVMPTYRWILDNKGNQLKADIDYSDAFNGGSSIALTGSTIPQGETTMKLYKSELLLTGKEVAKIVSKGPAEMTLKLNFKNETAPVTIKGTTNAIGTWRETRFELNRFQNKTIDTISLTINGTTEASTKINLGQFAILDETPLVVSPVENATIVGQSIEEDLYANLRLKWDSKGDATSMYNVYRINEQGERQFEGSTANTAYYVTKQKRPSTNQLNYIIVPVDKNQLEHLAQASQVSFAFKDLQAPQANFTANKSFVKVGEKVTLTSTSSLSAEKLDWTIEGGTPDKSNEKQVETTFSKAGKYTIQLSASNQAGSTTATKENYITVYDDSFTEPLVNLSLTAINATASGFTSTNESPKQALDGKLQTKWCDNGNDHPWMMVDLGKLTSIIGFKTAHAEAGGENPEWNSRDYEILVSQDNQNWTQVIQREKNTAGVTEDSIPLTEARYVKLQLNKAEQTGKVARIYEFEILGFQKTGIDVLNN from the coding sequence GTGAAAAATAAAAAAAGATGGATTCGTAACGTTAGAAATGTAAGCGTTTTATTTTTGTTGGCTAGTAATTTTTCAAATGCACTCATTGCAAGAGGAGAAGAAAATACTCCAATTTCCACGTTATCAAGTGGTCAAGTAAATGAAATCCCTGAAATAAAAGAAGCACCAACCGCTTCACACTTTTTCCCAGAAGAATTAAAAAAATGGAATCCGACTACAGATGCGGATACTATTCATAACGTCTCAAAAGTCCCTTTAGCTAAGCGCATTAAAAGTGAACAAACCAATAAAGATCAAAGTTTAGATGCTAAAGTTGTATCATTAGCAATTGCCAATCGTAACACTAGTGGAACCCCATCACAAGGCAGTTCAGATAAAGCGGTCTATAATTTTACTCACTGGCAGTACATTGATACGATGGTGGCCTGGGCAGGATCAGCAGGAGAAGGAATCATTGTCCCACCTAGTGGCGATTTGACAGATTCTGCTCACCGAAATGGCGTGCCTGTTTTAGGAACAGTCTTCTTTCCACCAACAGCTTATGGAGGCAAACCAGAATGGGTAGATCAATTTGTTCAAAAAGCAGCAGACGGCAGCTTTCCAATGGCAGACAAATTACTTGAATTAGCTGATTACTATGGATTTGACGGTTGGTTTATCAATCAAGAAACAGCAAGCAATCCAACAACAGCAAAAGCAATGAAAGAATTTCTAGCGTATCTACAAGCACATAAAAAACCAGAAATGGATATTATGTGGTATGATTCAATGCTAGAAAATGGCAGTATTTCATGGCAAGGTGCCTTAAACGATCGCAATAAAATGTATTTTCAAAATAACGATAAAAAAGTTTCAGATAATATGTTTTTAGATTTCAACTGGCAATATTCACCAAGTAAGCTAGTTAGTTCTGCCAAAAAAGCGACGGAGCTTACCCGCTCACCCTATGATTTATTTGCCGGAATTGATGTTCAAGCACAAGGATTTAATACAGCAACTAAGCCAAGCTCAATCGTAGTCAACGGTAAACCATTAGTGTCCTTAGGTTTATATTGCCCAGACTGGACACTACGAGATGGCGCTAATTATGATATTCCTACCTACTGGAAGAACGAAGAGAAGTTTTGGGTCAATTCAGCAGGAGATCCTCGTGATACAAGTATGAAGTCTAATGAATGGCAAGGTATTTCACGCTATTACGTGGAGAAATCACCTGTTACAAGTTTGCCTTTTACGACGAATTTTAATGTAGGAAACGGAGATCGTTTTTATCAAAATGGCAATCTAAGTAAGGAAGGAACCTTTAACAATCGCAGTATTCAAGATGTAATGCCAACCTATCGTTGGATTTTGGACAACAAAGGAAATCAATTAAAAGCGGATATTGATTATAGCGACGCTTTCAATGGCGGTTCATCGATTGCTTTAACAGGTTCAACCATTCCGCAAGGTGAAACAACGATGAAGCTATATAAAAGTGAATTGCTCCTAACGGGAAAGGAAGTTGCAAAAATCGTTTCAAAAGGTCCAGCAGAAATGACCTTGAAACTGAATTTTAAAAATGAGACAGCACCTGTAACAATCAAAGGAACTACGAACGCAATTGGAACATGGAGGGAAACTCGTTTTGAGTTGAATCGTTTCCAAAATAAAACGATTGACACAATCTCTTTAACGATAAACGGAACGACAGAAGCAAGCACTAAAATTAATTTAGGGCAATTTGCTATTCTAGATGAAACCCCATTAGTAGTGAGTCCTGTAGAAAATGCAACGATTGTAGGACAATCAATTGAAGAAGATCTTTATGCAAACCTACGACTAAAATGGGATTCAAAAGGTGACGCTACTTCAATGTACAATGTTTACCGTATAAATGAGCAAGGTGAAAGACAGTTTGAAGGATCAACAGCAAATACGGCCTATTATGTAACGAAACAAAAACGTCCTAGTACAAATCAATTGAATTATATTATTGTGCCGGTAGATAAGAATCAACTGGAGCATCTAGCACAAGCAAGTCAAGTATCCTTTGCCTTTAAAGACTTACAGGCACCGCAAGCTAATTTTACAGCAAATAAATCATTTGTAAAAGTTGGTGAAAAAGTAACTTTGACGAGTACTTCTTCTTTGTCAGCAGAAAAATTAGACTGGACAATTGAAGGAGGAACTCCTGACAAGAGTAACGAAAAACAAGTCGAAACAACGTTTAGTAAAGCTGGAAAATATACGATTCAGTTATCAGCAAGCAACCAAGCAGGAAGTACGACCGCAACAAAGGAAAATTATATCACGGTTTACGACGATAGCTTTACTGAACCGTTAGTTAATTTGTCTTTAACAGCTATTAATGCAACAGCTTCAGGCTTTACATCTACTAATGAATCGCCAAAGCAAGCATTAGATGGCAAGCTTCAAACGAAATGGTGTGATAACGGAAACGATCACCCGTGGATGATGGTTGATCTAGGAAAACTTACGTCCATTATCGGATTTAAGACGGCCCATGCTGAAGCTGGTGGTGAAAATCCAGAATGGAATAGTAGAGATTATGAGATACTTGTTAGCCAAGACAACCAAAATTGGACTCAAGTAATTCAGCGTGAAAAAAATACTGCTGGGGTAACAGAAGACTCAATTCCGTTAACAGAGGCAAGATATGTAAAACTACAGCTAAATAAAGCAGAACAAACTGGTAAAGTAGCTAGAATTTATGAATTTGAAATTTTAGGTTTTCAAAAAACAGGAATTGACGTTCTAAACAATTAA